A genomic segment from Halomonas sp. GD1P12 encodes:
- a CDS encoding tryptophan--tRNA ligase — protein MSNAKTRVLTGITTSGTPHLGNYVGAIKPAIEASQDPNVEPFYFMADYHALIKCQDPKRVQQSRLEIAATWLALGLDTDNAVFYRQSDIPEIPELMWMLSCVCAKGLMNRAHAYKAAVADNEEAGNQDADKGVTMGLFGYPVLMAADILMFNAHKVPVGRDQIQHIEMARDIAGRFNHLYKGNYFVQPEAVVDEKTEVLKGLDGRKMSKSYDNTIALFAPEKKLQKLVRKIKTNSLEPGEPKDPDTCTLFQIYAAFASAEEAAAMREQYAAGIGWGDAKNQVFDYLNAHLQAPRERYSALLEDPGHIENVLQKGAERAREEATRTIETLRSAMGLGRFS, from the coding sequence ATGAGCAACGCCAAAACCCGTGTGCTGACCGGGATTACCACCTCCGGCACGCCCCATCTGGGCAACTACGTCGGCGCCATCAAACCGGCCATCGAGGCAAGCCAGGACCCGAACGTGGAGCCGTTCTACTTCATGGCCGACTACCACGCGCTGATCAAGTGCCAGGACCCCAAGCGGGTGCAGCAGTCGCGCCTGGAGATCGCCGCGACCTGGCTGGCGCTGGGCCTCGATACCGATAACGCGGTCTTCTACCGCCAGTCGGACATTCCGGAAATTCCCGAGCTCATGTGGATGCTCTCCTGCGTCTGCGCCAAGGGGCTGATGAACCGTGCCCACGCCTATAAAGCGGCGGTGGCGGATAACGAGGAAGCGGGCAATCAGGACGCCGATAAAGGCGTGACCATGGGGCTGTTTGGTTACCCGGTGCTAATGGCGGCGGATATCCTGATGTTCAACGCCCACAAGGTGCCGGTCGGGCGCGACCAGATTCAGCACATCGAAATGGCGCGCGACATCGCCGGACGCTTCAACCACCTTTATAAAGGCAATTACTTCGTCCAGCCCGAGGCGGTGGTGGACGAAAAAACCGAAGTATTGAAGGGCCTGGACGGGCGCAAGATGTCGAAAAGCTACGACAACACCATTGCGCTGTTCGCCCCGGAGAAAAAACTCCAGAAGCTCGTTCGCAAGATCAAGACCAACTCGCTGGAGCCTGGCGAGCCAAAGGACCCGGACACCTGCACGCTGTTTCAAATCTACGCGGCCTTCGCAAGCGCCGAGGAAGCGGCTGCGATGCGCGAGCAGTACGCTGCCGGCATCGGCTGGGGCGATGCCAAAAATCAGGTGTTCGACTACCTGAATGCACACCTGCAAGCGCCCCGCGAGCGCTACTCGGCGCTACTCGAAGACCCGGGCCATATCGAAAATGTATTGCAAAAGGGCGCCGAGCGCGCCCGCGAAGAGGCCACGCGCACCATCGAGACGCTGCGCTCGGCGATGGGGCTGGGGCGCTTTAGCTAA
- a CDS encoding YeeE/YedE family protein — MSTTSASPEAEKLSNKYRVPLLAMAATVLGALLIGVFFSANTGLLMIIGALFGVVLYHAAFGFTAAWRAFITERRGRGLRAQMVMLAIAVVLFFPALGAGSLSGTPVAGFVAPIGVSVVVGAFIFGLGMQLGGGCASGTLFTAGGGNARMLITLLFFVVGSVIGTAHFAWWQSLPAFAPVSLVEVAGPSVGIAISLVIFAAIAATTLVLERRRHGQLERAPAVTRPLRERWLAGPWPLYAGAVALALLNFATLALAGRPWGITSAFALWGAKVFEFIGGDVSQWGYWQSASNEAALNASIFSDITTVMNIGIMLGALAAAHLAGRFAPNFNIPIRSVVAAILGGLMLGYGARLAFGCNIGAYFSGIASGSLHGWVWMAAAFAGNMLGVKMRPLFFAGVEGRKPKAKTA, encoded by the coding sequence ATGTCGACCACGTCTGCCTCACCGGAGGCCGAAAAACTCTCCAACAAGTACCGGGTGCCGCTGCTCGCCATGGCGGCGACGGTACTCGGTGCGCTATTGATCGGCGTGTTCTTTAGCGCCAATACCGGGCTTTTGATGATCATCGGCGCGCTGTTTGGCGTCGTGCTCTACCACGCCGCCTTCGGTTTCACCGCGGCCTGGCGGGCCTTCATCACCGAGCGCCGCGGCCGGGGCTTGCGCGCTCAGATGGTCATGCTCGCCATTGCCGTCGTGCTGTTTTTCCCTGCCCTCGGCGCGGGGTCGCTCTCCGGCACGCCGGTGGCCGGTTTCGTTGCGCCCATCGGCGTGTCCGTGGTGGTCGGCGCGTTCATTTTCGGGCTCGGCATGCAGCTCGGTGGCGGCTGCGCCTCGGGAACGCTCTTCACCGCCGGCGGCGGCAACGCGCGCATGCTGATCACGCTGCTGTTTTTTGTGGTTGGCTCGGTGATCGGCACCGCTCACTTCGCCTGGTGGCAGAGCCTGCCGGCGTTCGCGCCGGTATCGCTGGTGGAGGTCGCGGGCCCGAGCGTAGGTATCGCCATTAGCCTGGTGATCTTTGCCGCGATCGCCGCGACCACGCTGGTGCTGGAGCGCCGCCGCCACGGCCAGCTCGAAAGGGCGCCGGCGGTGACCCGGCCGCTGCGCGAGCGTTGGCTGGCAGGACCCTGGCCCTTGTATGCCGGGGCCGTAGCGCTGGCGCTTTTGAACTTCGCCACGCTGGCGCTTGCCGGCCGCCCCTGGGGCATCACCTCGGCCTTCGCGCTGTGGGGGGCGAAGGTGTTCGAATTCATCGGCGGCGATGTCAGTCAGTGGGGTTACTGGCAGTCCGCGTCCAACGAAGCGGCGCTCAACGCCAGCATCTTTTCGGACATCACGACGGTCATGAACATCGGCATCATGCTGGGGGCGTTGGCGGCGGCGCATCTGGCCGGGCGCTTCGCGCCGAACTTCAATATCCCGATTCGCTCGGTGGTGGCGGCGATTCTCGGCGGGCTGATGCTTGGTTACGGCGCGCGACTCGCCTTTGGCTGCAACATTGGCGCCTACTTCAGCGGCATCGCCTCGGGTAGCCTGCACGGTTGGGTCTGGATGGCAGCCGCCTTCGCCGGCAACATGCTGGGGGTCAAAATGCGGCCACTGTTTTTCGCCGGGGTAGAAGGGCGCAAGCCGAAGGCGAAAACCGCCTGA
- a CDS encoding GspH/FimT family pseudopilin — protein sequence MPRLLKRSPAAGGFTLLELVVALLIAVILTHGASSHLQALGHAVALKSEINRFQRAFSLARNTAITKRRTVTLCPITHARQCSNDWSQPLAVIETALDGGHASRRVVRIFPTHPDSDITYNRGWRQVRYTPLGHTSGFNGTFYLCNGADTGRVLVLSQLGRLRVNEQRPDCF from the coding sequence ATGCCTCGTTTGCTTAAGCGCTCACCCGCGGCAGGCGGCTTTACCCTGCTGGAGCTGGTCGTCGCGCTGCTCATCGCCGTCATTTTGACCCACGGGGCGTCCTCTCATCTTCAAGCCCTTGGCCACGCCGTGGCGCTCAAAAGCGAGATCAATCGTTTTCAGCGCGCGTTTTCCCTGGCGCGTAATACGGCGATCACAAAGCGAAGAACCGTCACACTTTGCCCCATCACCCACGCGCGCCAGTGCAGCAATGACTGGAGCCAGCCGCTGGCGGTCATCGAAACCGCGCTCGATGGGGGGCATGCGTCGCGGCGCGTGGTACGCATCTTTCCCACGCATCCTGACAGTGACATCACCTACAACCGGGGCTGGCGGCAGGTACGCTACACGCCGCTGGGCCACACCAGCGGCTTCAACGGAACGTTTTATCTATGCAACGGCGCCGACACCGGCCGGGTGCTCGTACTGAGCCAGCTCGGCCGGCTCCGAGTCAACGAGCAGCGCCCGGACTGCTTTTGA
- a CDS encoding NAD-dependent malic enzyme, with amino-acid sequence MTESKRPLYIPYAGPSLLEMPLLNKGSAFTQKERLAFNLIGLLPQKVETIEDQLERSYRQYQQCHNDLDRHIFLRAIQDDNETLYFRLVSEHLEEMLPIIYTPTVGKACQEFSNIYRNHRGLFISYPDREHMDDILRSATKDNVKVIVVTDGERILGLGDQGIGGMGIPIGKLALYTACGGISPAYTLPIMIDVGTNNQALLDDPMYMGWRHERVGQDEYDAFMADFIAAVKRRWPNVLLQFEDFAQANAVPLLERYRNELCCFNDDVQGTASVVVGTLMAACHAREESIAKQRVVFVGGGSAGCGIAEQVVVAMQAEGLSEREARERIYVIDRDGLMTSDQSWQRDFQRRLAHDPSLVKDWNGQGLEETIAQIKPSVLIGVCGQRGIFTEQVVRTMHAGCENPVIMPLSNPTSQAEALPEDVIRWTDGQALVATGSPFAPVVHNGRTYAIAQCNNAYIFPGIGLGVVAAKAHRVTDEMLMSASRALAREAPLVKEGKGALLPPLSRIREISQSIAFEVAATAQHNGVALTTSGTQLRHDIESASWDPDYREYRRRAV; translated from the coding sequence ATGACTGAAAGCAAACGCCCCTTGTACATTCCTTACGCCGGTCCTTCCCTGCTCGAGATGCCGCTATTGAACAAAGGCAGTGCGTTTACTCAAAAGGAGCGACTCGCGTTCAACCTGATTGGTTTGCTGCCGCAGAAGGTCGAGACCATCGAAGACCAGCTCGAGCGTAGCTACCGCCAGTACCAGCAGTGCCATAACGACCTGGACCGCCACATTTTCCTGCGAGCGATCCAGGATGACAACGAAACGCTCTACTTCCGGCTGGTATCCGAGCATCTCGAGGAGATGCTGCCGATCATTTATACGCCGACGGTCGGCAAAGCGTGTCAGGAATTTTCCAATATCTATCGCAACCACCGGGGGCTTTTTATCAGCTACCCGGATCGTGAGCACATGGACGACATCCTACGCAGCGCCACCAAGGACAACGTCAAGGTGATCGTGGTCACCGACGGCGAGCGCATTCTGGGCCTTGGCGACCAGGGCATCGGCGGCATGGGCATCCCGATCGGCAAGCTGGCGCTTTACACCGCTTGTGGCGGGATCAGCCCGGCCTATACGCTGCCGATCATGATCGACGTGGGCACCAACAACCAGGCACTGCTGGACGACCCGATGTACATGGGCTGGCGCCACGAACGGGTCGGCCAGGACGAGTACGACGCCTTCATGGCGGACTTCATCGCCGCGGTCAAGCGCCGCTGGCCCAACGTGCTGCTGCAGTTCGAGGACTTCGCCCAGGCCAATGCCGTGCCGCTTTTGGAGCGCTACCGCAACGAGCTTTGCTGCTTCAACGACGACGTCCAGGGCACCGCCTCGGTGGTAGTGGGCACGCTGATGGCGGCCTGCCACGCGCGTGAAGAGAGTATCGCCAAACAGCGGGTAGTCTTCGTCGGTGGCGGCTCCGCCGGCTGCGGCATCGCCGAGCAGGTCGTGGTCGCGATGCAGGCCGAAGGGCTATCGGAGCGCGAAGCGCGCGAGCGGATCTACGTCATCGACCGCGACGGATTGATGACCTCGGATCAGAGCTGGCAGCGTGATTTCCAGCGCCGGCTGGCCCACGACCCTTCGCTGGTCAAGGACTGGAACGGTCAGGGGCTCGAGGAGACCATCGCTCAGATCAAACCTTCTGTTCTGATCGGCGTGTGCGGCCAGCGCGGTATCTTCACCGAGCAGGTGGTGCGCACCATGCATGCCGGCTGTGAGAATCCGGTGATCATGCCGCTCTCCAATCCGACCTCTCAGGCAGAAGCGTTGCCGGAAGACGTGATTCGTTGGACCGATGGCCAGGCGCTGGTCGCCACCGGCAGCCCCTTCGCGCCGGTGGTGCACAACGGGCGCACCTACGCGATCGCCCAGTGCAACAACGCCTACATTTTCCCCGGCATTGGCCTTGGCGTGGTCGCGGCGAAAGCCCACCGCGTGACCGATGAGATGCTGATGAGCGCTTCCCGGGCGCTGGCGCGCGAAGCGCCGCTGGTCAAGGAGGGCAAAGGGGCGCTGTTGCCGCCGCTGTCCAGAATCCGCGAGATCAGCCAGTCGATCGCTTTTGAAGTGGCCGCTACCGCCCAGCATAACGGCGTGGCGCTGACCACCAGCGGCACCCAGCTTCGTCACGATATCGAAAGCGCGAGCTGGGACCCGGACTACCGCGAGTACCGCCGTCGCGCCGTTTAA
- the acnA gene encoding aconitate hydratase AcnA, protein MSKIPDTLSTLEVGSRSYAYYSLPKAAESLGNIERLPKTLKILLENQLRFGDDESVDNDDLQALVDWQKEGKSSREIGYRPARVLMQDFTGVPGVVDLASMRDAVEKLGEDPARINPLSPVDLVIDHSVMVDEFGHATAFDENVEIEMERNRERYEFLRWGQQAFDNFKVVPPGTGICHQVNLEYLGKSVWTKEEDGKTYAFPDTLVGTDSHTTMINGLGVLGWGVGGIEAEAAMLGQPVSMLIPEVIGFKLEGKLQEGITATDLVLTVTEILRKKGVVGKFVEFYGDGLKDLPLADRATIANMAPEYGATCGFFPVDDETLNYMRLTGREDDQIALVKAYCQEQGLWREPGDEPVFTDTLGLDMSTVEASLAGPKRPQDRVSLKNLPDAFNKVMEDDGKLEQNTETGKFSSEGGQTAVGLERSFEHNDSQDVAYNGQSFRLNPGAVVIAAITSCTNTSNPSVMMAAGLLARKAREKGLETKPWVKTSLAPGSKVVTDYLAAANLNEDLDALGFNLVGYGCTTCIGNSGPLPEEIEKAINSGDLAVASVLSGNRNFEGRVHPLVKTNWLASPPLVVAYALAGNVQCNLVDEPLGDDGDGNPVYLKDIWPSQAEIAEAVEKVNTDMFRKEYGEVFEGDETWKAINVPESQVYEWPESTYIQHPPFFEGMGREPEPTEDVKNARVLAMLGDSVTTDHISPAGSIKPDSPAGRYLQEHGVKPVDFNSYGSRRGNHEVMMRGTFANVRIQNEMLDGVVGGETRHVPSGEQMAIYDAAMKYQEEGTPLVVIAGKEYGTGSSRDWAAKGTRLLGVRAVLAESYERIHRSNLIGMGVVPLQFPEGEGRQSLGLTGDEEVSIEGLSDLSPGSNVKVTIKNGDGERTLEAKCRIDTVNELAYYRHGGILHYVLRKMIGAA, encoded by the coding sequence ATGAGCAAGATCCCCGATACGCTCAGCACCCTGGAGGTAGGCAGCCGCTCTTACGCCTACTACAGCTTGCCCAAGGCGGCCGAGTCGCTTGGCAATATTGAACGGCTACCCAAGACCCTGAAAATTCTGCTGGAAAACCAGCTGCGCTTCGGCGACGACGAAAGCGTCGACAACGACGATCTGCAGGCGCTGGTCGACTGGCAGAAAGAGGGCAAATCGAGCCGTGAAATCGGCTATCGTCCGGCACGCGTTCTCATGCAGGACTTCACCGGCGTACCCGGCGTGGTCGATCTGGCCTCCATGCGCGACGCGGTCGAAAAGCTCGGCGAGGACCCGGCGCGCATCAATCCGCTTTCGCCGGTGGATCTGGTCATCGACCACTCGGTCATGGTCGACGAGTTCGGTCATGCCACGGCGTTCGATGAGAACGTCGAGATCGAAATGGAGCGCAACCGCGAGCGTTACGAGTTTTTGCGCTGGGGCCAGCAGGCCTTCGACAACTTCAAGGTCGTCCCACCGGGCACCGGTATCTGCCACCAGGTCAACCTGGAGTACCTGGGCAAATCGGTCTGGACCAAGGAAGAAGACGGCAAAACCTACGCCTTCCCCGATACGCTGGTCGGCACCGACTCGCACACCACCATGATCAACGGTCTTGGCGTACTTGGCTGGGGCGTGGGCGGCATCGAGGCGGAAGCCGCGATGCTGGGTCAGCCGGTGTCGATGCTGATTCCCGAAGTCATCGGCTTCAAGCTCGAAGGCAAGCTGCAGGAAGGCATTACCGCAACGGACTTGGTGCTGACCGTCACCGAAATACTGCGCAAGAAAGGCGTGGTCGGCAAGTTCGTCGAGTTCTACGGCGACGGCCTGAAGGATCTACCGCTGGCGGATCGCGCCACGATCGCCAACATGGCGCCGGAGTACGGCGCGACCTGCGGCTTCTTCCCGGTGGACGACGAAACCCTGAACTACATGCGCCTGACCGGCCGTGAAGACGACCAGATCGCGCTGGTCAAAGCGTACTGCCAGGAGCAGGGGCTGTGGCGCGAACCCGGCGACGAGCCGGTCTTTACCGACACCCTGGGCCTCGATATGAGCACCGTCGAGGCGAGCCTGGCCGGACCCAAGCGCCCGCAGGATCGCGTATCGCTCAAGAACCTGCCCGACGCCTTCAACAAGGTGATGGAAGACGACGGCAAGCTCGAGCAAAACACCGAAACCGGCAAGTTCTCCTCGGAAGGTGGCCAGACCGCCGTGGGTCTCGAGCGCAGCTTCGAGCACAACGACAGCCAGGACGTGGCCTACAACGGCCAGAGTTTCCGCCTGAACCCGGGGGCGGTCGTGATCGCCGCGATTACGTCCTGCACCAACACTTCCAACCCGAGCGTGATGATGGCCGCCGGCCTTCTGGCGCGCAAGGCGCGAGAGAAAGGTCTGGAAACCAAACCCTGGGTCAAGACCTCCCTGGCGCCGGGCTCCAAGGTCGTCACCGACTACCTGGCCGCGGCGAATCTGAACGAGGATTTGGACGCGCTGGGCTTCAATCTGGTGGGTTACGGCTGCACCACCTGTATCGGCAACTCCGGCCCGCTGCCCGAGGAGATCGAAAAAGCGATCAACTCAGGCGACCTGGCCGTGGCCTCGGTGCTCTCGGGCAACCGCAACTTCGAAGGCCGTGTGCATCCGCTGGTGAAAACCAACTGGCTCGCTTCACCGCCCCTGGTGGTCGCCTACGCCCTGGCCGGCAACGTGCAGTGCAATCTGGTCGATGAACCACTTGGCGATGACGGCGACGGCAACCCGGTGTATCTGAAGGATATCTGGCCCTCCCAGGCCGAAATCGCCGAGGCGGTCGAGAAGGTCAACACCGACATGTTCCGCAAGGAGTATGGCGAGGTGTTCGAAGGCGACGAGACCTGGAAAGCGATCAACGTGCCGGAAAGTCAGGTGTACGAATGGCCGGAGTCCACCTACATTCAGCACCCGCCGTTTTTCGAGGGGATGGGCCGCGAACCCGAGCCCACCGAAGACGTCAAAAACGCCCGGGTGCTGGCGATGCTGGGCGACTCGGTGACCACCGACCACATCTCGCCGGCGGGTTCGATCAAGCCGGACAGCCCCGCCGGGCGCTATTTGCAGGAGCATGGTGTGAAGCCGGTGGACTTCAACTCCTACGGCTCGCGGCGCGGCAACCACGAGGTGATGATGCGCGGCACCTTCGCCAACGTGCGTATTCAAAACGAGATGCTCGACGGCGTGGTCGGCGGCGAAACCCGCCACGTGCCGAGCGGCGAGCAGATGGCCATTTATGATGCGGCCATGAAGTATCAGGAAGAAGGCACGCCGCTGGTCGTGATCGCCGGCAAGGAGTACGGCACGGGTTCCAGCCGCGACTGGGCCGCCAAGGGCACGCGCCTGCTCGGCGTACGTGCGGTGCTGGCGGAGTCCTACGAGCGTATTCACCGCTCCAACCTGATCGGCATGGGCGTGGTACCGCTACAGTTCCCGGAAGGCGAAGGCCGCCAGAGCCTGGGGCTGACCGGCGATGAGGAGGTATCGATCGAGGGCCTTTCCGATCTGAGCCCGGGCTCGAACGTGAAGGTCACGATCAAAAACGGCGACGGTGAGCGCACCCTCGAGGCGAAATGCCGTATCGATACGGTGAACGAACTGGCGTACTACCGCCATGGTGGTATTCTTCACTACGTGCTGCGCAAGATGATCGGCGCAGCCTAA
- the thiO gene encoding glycine oxidase ThiO has translation MSDFLIVGGGVIGMMTALQLADAGQTVSIVERGVCGQEASWAGGGIVSPLYPWRHGPAISTLSRWSEGAYPTLALRLLEETGIDPEYRQKGLLYLSVEDDEAALNWSREFGKPLERVSRAFVADKEPQAAATERALWMPTLGSVRNPRLGQALRARLEAMKGVTLYEHQQVGGLVVEHGRVTGIETREGHRRAQRVVLCAGAWTAALLAPLGIELPVRPVKGQMIAYRAPKGLVERVVLKDGRYIIPRNDGLLLVGSTLEEAGFDKSTDEAARASLVRSAEEIVPALAHYPVAHHWAGLRPGSPNGLPFIGAVPGVASLYINAGHHRNGLVLAPASTHLLADTLLGRAPLIDPTPFAPTEERLAL, from the coding sequence GTGAGCGATTTCTTGATTGTGGGCGGCGGGGTCATCGGCATGATGACCGCGCTTCAATTGGCGGACGCCGGCCAGACGGTCTCGATCGTCGAGCGTGGCGTGTGCGGCCAGGAGGCGTCCTGGGCGGGCGGCGGTATCGTCTCGCCGCTTTACCCCTGGCGCCACGGGCCGGCGATCTCGACGCTTTCGCGTTGGTCGGAAGGCGCCTACCCCACGCTTGCGCTGCGCCTGCTGGAAGAGACCGGGATCGACCCGGAGTATCGTCAGAAAGGGCTTTTGTACCTGAGCGTCGAGGACGATGAGGCGGCACTCAATTGGTCGCGCGAGTTCGGTAAGCCCCTGGAGCGCGTCAGCCGCGCCTTCGTGGCCGACAAGGAGCCCCAGGCCGCCGCAACTGAGCGCGCGCTCTGGATGCCGACGCTTGGCAGTGTGCGTAACCCACGCCTGGGTCAGGCGCTGCGCGCCCGGCTTGAGGCCATGAAAGGCGTGACGCTTTATGAGCATCAGCAGGTAGGCGGGCTGGTCGTCGAGCACGGCCGGGTGACGGGGATCGAAACTCGAGAAGGGCATCGACGGGCGCAGCGCGTGGTGCTCTGCGCCGGGGCCTGGACGGCGGCGCTTCTGGCGCCGCTTGGCATCGAGCTTCCGGTGCGCCCGGTCAAGGGGCAGATGATCGCCTATCGGGCGCCGAAGGGGCTCGTCGAGCGCGTCGTGCTCAAGGATGGGCGCTACATCATTCCCCGAAATGATGGCCTGCTGCTGGTGGGCTCGACGCTCGAGGAGGCCGGCTTCGACAAGAGCACTGATGAAGCCGCCCGCGCGTCGCTCGTTCGAAGTGCCGAGGAGATCGTGCCGGCGCTCGCCCACTATCCGGTAGCGCACCACTGGGCGGGGCTACGGCCGGGCTCACCCAACGGACTTCCCTTTATCGGCGCGGTTCCGGGAGTCGCCTCGCTTTATATCAACGCCGGGCATCATCGCAACGGGCTGGTGCTGGCGCCGGCCTCGACGCACCTGCTGGCCGATACGCTGCTTGGCCGCGCGCCGCTGATCGACCCGACGCCCTTTGCGCCGACCGAAGAGCGGCTGGCGC
- a CDS encoding AI-2E family transporter — protein sequence MQSTYRHQTFTEKAMIVLALAVVALVLWKLVGLLLLIFGAVVGACILQTCMNPLLDRGMPRWLALLIVVVGLILLLAGISLAFGSQVTSELESLTSLLPDAWQQLRERLQDTPLEPLMDNAGERAGSMFENGIAQFGMVVVSMGGSLVNFFALFVGMIYFAAQPQVYRHGLLLLAPIKSRDKLAGALDASGKALRHWLGGQLIAMASTGFLVGVSMWLIGVPAPLGLGLIAGVLDFVPLVGPLIAAVPALLLAYTVSPQTALFALIAYVIIQQIEGNVLQPLVQQHAVSLPPAMLLFSLFAASTLFGVAGVLLAAPLTVIGFVLINELYVQREEGDHNPVE from the coding sequence ATGCAATCGACGTACCGTCATCAAACGTTTACCGAAAAAGCCATGATCGTACTGGCGCTGGCGGTCGTGGCGCTGGTGCTCTGGAAACTCGTGGGGTTGCTGCTGCTGATCTTCGGCGCGGTGGTCGGGGCCTGTATTCTGCAAACCTGCATGAATCCGCTGCTCGATCGAGGTATGCCGCGCTGGTTGGCGCTATTGATCGTGGTGGTCGGCCTGATACTGCTGCTGGCCGGTATCAGCCTGGCCTTTGGCTCTCAGGTGACCTCGGAGCTCGAGTCGCTGACGTCGCTGCTGCCCGACGCCTGGCAGCAGCTCAGAGAGCGCCTTCAGGATACGCCGCTGGAACCCTTGATGGACAACGCCGGCGAGCGCGCCGGGTCGATGTTCGAAAACGGCATCGCGCAGTTCGGCATGGTGGTGGTTTCCATGGGCGGGAGTCTGGTGAACTTTTTTGCCCTGTTCGTGGGCATGATCTACTTCGCTGCCCAGCCGCAGGTGTATCGCCACGGACTGCTGCTGCTCGCGCCGATCAAGAGTCGCGACAAACTGGCCGGTGCGCTGGATGCCAGCGGCAAGGCACTGCGACATTGGCTCGGTGGGCAGCTGATCGCCATGGCAAGCACCGGTTTTCTGGTCGGGGTGAGCATGTGGTTGATCGGTGTGCCGGCCCCACTCGGGCTTGGGCTGATTGCCGGGGTGCTGGACTTCGTGCCGCTGGTCGGGCCCTTGATCGCCGCGGTGCCGGCACTTTTGCTCGCCTATACGGTCAGTCCCCAAACCGCGCTGTTCGCGCTGATCGCTTACGTGATCATCCAGCAGATCGAGGGCAACGTGCTGCAGCCGCTGGTGCAGCAGCACGCGGTAAGCCTGCCGCCGGCGATGCTGCTGTTTTCGCTCTTCGCTGCCAGCACGCTTTTCGGCGTCGCCGGGGTGCTCCTGGCCGCACCGCTGACCGTAATCGGTTTCGTGTTGATCAACGAGCTCTACGTTCAGCGCGAAGAGGGTGATCACAATCCTGTCGAGTAG
- the trxB gene encoding thioredoxin-disulfide reductase, with amino-acid sequence METRHERLIILGSGPAGYTAAVYAARANLKPVLITGLQAGGQLTTTTDVDNWPGEAEGIQGPALMEKMQAHAERFNTEVLFDHISEVSLSEKPYTLKGDSGTYTCDALIIATGASARYLGLPTEQQFMGQGVSACATCDGFFYRNQEVVVVGGGNTAVEEALYLSNIASKVTLVHRRDTLRAEKILQDKLLEKVEAGTIALEWFQQVDEVLGDGSGVTGVRLKSTLDGTTKELHAPGLFIAIGHSPNTGIFEGQLAMKGGYITVNSGLEGNATATSVPGVFACGDVMDHIYRQAITSAGSGCMAALDAERYLDGIA; translated from the coding sequence ATGGAAACGCGTCATGAACGTTTGATCATTCTCGGCTCCGGGCCTGCCGGGTACACTGCGGCGGTTTACGCCGCTCGCGCCAACCTGAAACCGGTGCTCATCACCGGGCTACAGGCCGGCGGACAGCTGACCACGACCACCGACGTGGACAACTGGCCCGGGGAAGCCGAGGGCATTCAGGGCCCGGCGCTGATGGAAAAAATGCAGGCCCACGCCGAGCGCTTCAATACCGAGGTGCTGTTCGACCATATCAGTGAAGTCAGCCTGAGCGAAAAGCCTTATACGCTTAAAGGCGATAGCGGTACCTACACCTGCGACGCGTTGATCATCGCCACCGGCGCCAGCGCCCGCTACCTGGGGCTGCCCACCGAGCAGCAGTTCATGGGCCAGGGCGTTTCCGCCTGTGCGACCTGCGACGGTTTTTTCTATCGCAATCAGGAAGTCGTGGTCGTGGGCGGTGGTAACACCGCGGTAGAAGAGGCGCTCTATCTCTCCAACATCGCCTCCAAAGTGACGCTGGTACACCGTCGCGATACGCTGCGCGCCGAGAAGATCCTGCAGGACAAGCTGCTCGAGAAAGTCGAGGCGGGCACCATTGCGCTCGAGTGGTTCCAGCAGGTCGACGAGGTGCTGGGCGACGGTAGCGGCGTGACCGGCGTGCGCTTGAAGTCCACGCTCGACGGCACGACCAAGGAGCTTCACGCGCCGGGGCTGTTCATCGCCATCGGCCATAGCCCCAATACCGGCATTTTCGAGGGACAGCTTGCGATGAAGGGCGGCTACATCACCGTCAATTCCGGGCTCGAAGGCAATGCCACCGCGACCAGCGTGCCCGGCGTATTCGCCTGCGGCGACGTGATGGACCATATCTACCGCCAGGCGATCACCTCGGCGGGCAGCGGCTGCATGGCGGCCCTCGACGCCGAGCGCTATCTGGACGGCATCGCCTGA
- a CDS encoding PilW family protein has translation MNGQRGLTLVDALVAVALSSAVVLGAGRLLLSSFHTFEQVDRLGRQQQTLIYTATAMADRLRRPSDFSAQTAAAFHLVCRGEPGECRCTVQDREEAQPLVSFDRLGPGACAQTGALIEPVQNGVFRVALPLGPNGQRVAFHVTQRPFGLASTDALR, from the coding sequence ATGAACGGGCAGCGAGGTTTGACGCTGGTGGATGCGCTGGTCGCGGTGGCGCTTTCCAGCGCCGTGGTGCTTGGCGCCGGGCGGCTTTTGCTGTCGAGCTTTCACACCTTCGAGCAGGTGGACCGGCTGGGTCGCCAGCAGCAAACCCTCATTTATACCGCCACGGCCATGGCCGACCGGCTGCGGCGCCCGAGTGACTTTAGCGCGCAAACCGCAGCGGCTTTTCACCTTGTGTGTCGCGGCGAGCCGGGTGAGTGTCGCTGTACCGTGCAGGACCGCGAAGAGGCCCAGCCGCTGGTCTCGTTCGACAGGCTCGGACCAGGCGCCTGCGCGCAAACCGGTGCGCTGATCGAGCCCGTTCAAAACGGCGTGTTTCGCGTCGCCCTGCCGCTTGGCCCCAACGGGCAGCGGGTTGCCTTTCATGTCACTCAGCGCCCATTTGGGCTGGCGAGTACCGATGCGCTGCGCTGA